A window of Quercus robur chromosome 12, dhQueRobu3.1, whole genome shotgun sequence genomic DNA:
AAAGGAATTTTCTGCCAATCCCAACCCGTATCCACCATAAAGTCCTTGATCTCCAAGAGACTTGCTTCCTGGGTAAGAGGACCTTGAATAAGCTGTCTTAAAGAACCCCTAAGAGTCCAATTGTTGTACCAAACACTTAAATTGCTATCTCTGCCTACCATCCATCTACTACCCCTATTGAAGGTATCCATACCTTTCTTCATTGCAGCCCACACCAACGAGCAAGGAAGAGCGTTAGCATTATGGGCATTGCCTCTCCTCCCACTACAATATTTCTTCTTCAACACTTGAACCCACATAGCCTCCCTCTCCGTATTAAACCTCCAATTGAGCTTGGAGAGGAGGGCAACATTCCTTCCCTTAGCTGATTGCAAACCCATTCCCCCATTCTCCTTGGATTTAGTAACCTTATCCCAACCAACCCAATGGATTCTCCTAACTGTGTCTGACGAACCCCATAAAAAATTCCGATTTACCCTATCCAACCCATCCAAGATCTTGCCTGGCAGATGGGTGCTTTGCATGATATAAGCAGGTATGGCAGCTGAGGAGGCTTGGATTAGAACAGCCCGGCCAGCCAAGGAAAGCAAATTGGCTTTCCACCCCGCAAGCTTCTGCTTCACCCTATCAAGGATGAAGTTATAGTCTTGGGAAGAGGACCCAGAATGCTTAAGAGGAAATCCAAGATACTTACCCAGGAAAGGGGTGGATGAGAAGCCAAGAATGTCACAAAGTGCCTCCCTAGTATCCCTATCCACATTCGGGGAAAAATAAACTCTAGATTTAGCCTCGCTAACTGTCTGCCCCGATAAGCCACAAAATTCATCAAGCACATCTCTTATAGCTGAGCAATTAGTGCCATCAGCTCTTGCAAAGAAGATAACATCATCTGCAAACATGAGATGAGAGAAGGCAGGGCCACTTTGGGAGGCCTTGACAGGACACCACAGCTTAGCACTACATTTTTCCTCAATCAGCTGACCCAAATAGTCCATGCAAAGAATGAACAAATAGGGAGATAGTGGATCACCCTGCCTAATCCCCCTCGAAGGAAAAATAGGGTCCATAGCTtcaccattaaacaaaatggATGTGGAGACCGTGGACACACAACTCATGATAATGTCAATTAAATCGCAAGGGAGATTAGCCCTAACAAGAGCTTCTCTAATAAAGTTCCACTCCAGCTTGTCATAAGCCTTctccaaatcaatttttagagcCATATAGCCCACTCTACCTCTCTTTTTCCCAAGGGAATGGATAATCTCCTGGGCAATGATAACATTGTCAACTCCCTTCCTTCCTGGCACAAAGGCCGATTGGAAAGGAGAAATGAGTTTATCCAAATAAGGCCTCAATCTATTCACAATAATCTTTGTCACCACTTTATACACCGTGTTACATAAACTTATGGGTCTGTAGCTACCCAAAGTTTCTGGACCTTGATTCTTAGGGATTAAAGCAATATGAGTACAATTCAAAAACTTGGGAACCTTCCTATCAGTAAAAATCTTCTGCACCTCCCTAATCACCGATCTCCCCACAATAGGCCAAAACCTTTGAAAGAAACCCGCATGCATCCCATCCGGTCCCGACGCCTTAAAAGGCTTTAAAGTCCATAGAGCACCTCTAATCTCTTCGTCAGAGGCACCACCActaataacctccttttcctcCTCTGTGAGCCTCAACTGCCATTGAGAAATAAAAGGCTTATCTCTAGGAACATAAACCAAAGAAGTAGAATAAATCTCTTCAAACCCACTTCTAATGAAATTCTTAATATCCTCCTCTACATTCAGCCACTCACCCATAGTATTCTTTATTGCCAAAATCTGATTCCTTTTTCTCCTTATTAGGGTCGAAACATGGTAAAAAGCCGTGTTCCGGTCACCCTGAATCATCCAATTAACCCTAGACTTCAAAGCCCAAAGCTCTTCCTCCTGATTCAACACCATATCCAGCTCCCTAAGCAGATCTTTCTCCAAATTGAGAAGGAAATTTGAAGGCTTATTTGCAACAGCCCTCTGAATACCATTAATACGAGCcatcaaattcttttttctaGTAAACACATTCCCAAATTGATTTTTGTTCCAAGTAGCAGCttccttagaaaaattttccaaaGCATCAGATAAATCACTACCACCTCCCCAGGATTGAGAAACAATGCTTGGAAAGGTTGCATCCAAGAGCCAGCAAGTCTGAAACCTGAAAGGcctttttttaactcgattaaCCCTCGGAAGCAGCTCTAACAGAACAGGACAGTGATCAGAGTGGCTTCTAGTGAGGTGAGTGACCCTAGCCTCCGGGTACAAGAGGCACCCACTAGGATTGACAAAAAATCTATCAATTCTTTCAAGAATTAAAGCTTGAACTTCCCTCTTATTAGTCCAAGTGAAGCGAGGCCCCGAGAAGCCAATATCTATCATATTACACCTATCCAGACACTCTTTAAGCACCAAGGATCTATTCATACTCACTGTTCTCCCACCAAACTTATCCACATCTAGCAGGGGTTCATTGAAATCCCCTGCTATAACCCAAGGCAAACTATGAAGATCAGCAACATTCCTAAGGTTATCCCATAAAATCTGTCTCTCTGCATtcctaggactagcataaacAGCAGACAATAACCAAGCAACATTTGAAAAACGTACCTTAACCATGGCATGGATTTCTTGCTCAGTTTTAGCAAGTGGGGAAACTTCCACCCGGTCTAAGTTCCACAAAACCCATAAGCCGCCAGCAAACCCGATGGTATCAGTGTGAATCGCCCCATCAAAAGGAAGCCTGTCCGTTAACTCCTTAGCTCTATCTCCCCCAACCCGGGTCTCCATGACAATTAACACAGCCGGATTATGATTAAGAACCAAATCCCTAATTCTATTTTGAAAAGAGGGCTTACGGGCACCCCTACAGTTCCAGATGATGACATTCATGGGGAAACAAGAGATAGGAAAAGGGCAGCCATCAACAGTCGGCATCAACAACACCGACACCCTCAAGATCCATTTGATCCGCCGTAACACCTCCTGAGCCATCACAAGGAGATTGACGCACACCATCAACCTGAGTGTTAACTGCCTCTCTAGCACTTTCCTTTCCGATCGGCACACCTTCAGAATCACATTGCATTCCACACTCATCAGGATTGACTGATGTAAGCTTCCCCACACTAGCCTCTGCTCTTCCTCCGGCGCAATTCTGATCATTCCGATCAGTGGACAACTGGTCTCCAAAACTTCCTTTAATATCATGTTGTAACCCACGGCTCGAATCGGATAAACTTCCCTCTCCACCAGAAACATCACGAGGATTTCCGCTAGCAGCAGTAAACTGAAAACTGCTAGAAGCTCTTCCATATGATTCTTCATCTCTGTTCACTGCTGCCGTCAAAAGCCCCTCTGTATTACCCTTCAGATGCTCACCGATGCACTCACTTTCTAATCTCCTATCTACGGCACTAGCAGAGGGAATAGGAGTACCCTTGTGCCGTGCAAAATCCTTTTTGCCTTTCACTGAACTCTGTATGGGAAGGCGTTGACCTGAGTTAAAACGAGTAGGAACTCCACTAACCGGTTTGGGCTCACGATTACGAATTGGTCTGGGCTGGGCTCTATTGGAATCATGCTTCACTATTTTCTTAATTGCTGCCTCGACTTGGGCTTTCTCTAACACCTTAGGTGGGGACAATTTTCTCTTCATTTCCTTCAAAGGCCCATTTGAGGACTCGGCCCTAGCACCCTCTCGCGTGTGTGCTGTCTCCATATCAAGAAAACCGTTAGAAAACCCAAGCTTGCTAGTCCTTTGGTTGGGTGGGGACCCCCCGTACCTCTGCACCTTAGTACCAGCTCTCTTCCGCGCCACCATAACCCACGGACCATACGTATCCTCGCGCACTACCTCCTGCTCAGCCCCAAGCACTTCACCATTGGACCCCACAACAGAATTTGGACCATTATCCTCACGCTTATCGTGTGACATTTCTTCCATGCCTACTCCGACTTCCGTCTGCGCCTCCTTGGTTGGCAAATCTTGCCGGATAATATATGGACAAGTCTCCTTCCTGTGACCCATTCTGCCGCATTCAAAGCAAAGCTTTTGGATTCCTTCATAACTCACCTCTTGTTCAAGCTTCCCTATCATAACAGCAGTAATCAAAGGCTTTTCCACATCTATTTGCACGCATAATCTAGCAAACCTACCTCTTCCTTCATAACTCACCTCTTGTTCAAGCTTCCCTATCATAACAGCAGTAATCAAAGGCTTTTCCACATCTATTTGCACGCATAATCTAGCAAACCTACCTCTGGCCTCAGATGCAGTGAAAGCATCCACTCTTAGAACATTACCGATAGCTCTTCCAATGTGTTGTAAAGCCTCCGCATTATAATATTCAATAGGTAAATCATTGAGTCTTATCCAAACAGCAATAGAAGATACATTTGCTAAAGCTGGCTTGAAATTTGGCTCCCAAGGCCTAAGAGACAGAAAATGGTCTCCAAAGAACCAAGGACCCTTCCTCAACACATTTTCGAAATCCTCCTTCAACGACAACCTCGTGAGGAAAAAACCATGAGTAAGATCCACACAATCCAAACGTCCCGCTGGTTTCCACATAGCAAGCAACTTGGATTGGAGGAAACTGAGCCCCACGTCCCTACCATGCACCTTAACAATGAGAGTTCTTGCCCATGGCTTTCTAATATGCTTCTTAAAATCTTTGGAAAACTTGACAGCAACAAGACCTCGCCGGAGAGTCTCAACATCTTCATCTGAGTCAGCATCAGCATCCTCCATATCATCCTCAAAGTTGAAAGCTTGTGTGAAAGCCCCTAGGATTTCTCCAACTAACTTGTCTTTGAAGGACATACCCTGTTTCCAAGAACCCATGGGAAGCCTCAGAGAAGAAGGACCTGAACTAGGACCCTCACTAAACCCCACATGACTAACGTCCTTAACCTTTTTTTTGCTACGCGCaagttcatctttttcttcgagagagagagagccaacGAGAGTCATTTTTTAGTCGAGTTTTCTGTCTACTAAAACAGAATTCAAAACATTCCTGAAagcaatgcaaatgcaatgcagcTATCAGAAAGCGAATCCCCCAAAAAAGAAGACGATGAAAAAGCATTCGGTGCCGGCTTCCTTTACGGAAAGGGCATTGTGatcttgattcttttaaaaaggAAACTGTTTCAATGATAATGTTTTCTtgaaaaatgaatcatttttcaaaatatatttttataaaaatatcttattttcttatgtttagtaacaaccttaaatgagttgaaaaaaaatatcttaacttcttttatttaatttgctgtaagataaagttgttttctaaaaataattagttaaaaacaatctttaaaaataaaccatactttttatgttgactaaaaatagttttcttttaactcattttttataatgCTATCTAAcactgaaaaatagagataattatctttacacaatattttctaTCAAACAAACAGAGCGGTACAAGAACAAATTAATAGGTTGAAATTTCAAGCTGTAGACAGGGAGGCTTTAGTGTGTTGTGCAATAACTTGGTGGtaatacacacaaaaataaaataaaacagaaaCAAGAATCTCAAATAAGAATCGTATTCTGCATAGATGTTTAATCTATTCAATCTGGTATATACTAATTAACAGCGTCTGAAATGCTAATGTTCATAATCTCTCTTTCTAGTTTGCCTTCCAATATCTAATGAAATGCAATCAATAAAAAGGTAAATTGATACTGAAACACTGAAAATAAAGGGAATTTTCCATTAGCATTGCATACCTCCAGTTCATAAATCATAATACATCATTGTTCAAGATTTCCACTTTACATACTTTACAAAATATGCACCCTGGGGGGAAAACTGGTGCATAAACACAGCATATGTTAAAGAAAAGTATTATCACAATCGGGCATTAATATTCTACCCTATGCCCTTCTTCCTGGGTTGTAAAAGGCTGCACATACAACATTCAAGTCCTTGTCAaaatatcatcctggctgcaCTTAGGATTTTGCATTTGGGAGGACCCTgtaaaaaattggattttctaACAATTCTTTAGCAGAAGGACGCAGGACTGGATCTGGGTCCACCATCACCTGTTAGaattattaaaagtttaaaacatcAAATAAAATCAGCCATGAAGTTCCAAGTTCCCGataaccaaaaacaaacttCAACAACAATATATAATGCACGCTAAAGTTTCTTATACAACACCTTTTGTTACACACTAAAGGAAGTGCGCAAAAGCTTAAGAAGCCTACTCAATTGTCACTCAAACTATATCCAGCAGTATCTTATAACATGTCCTCTTAACAGAACAGAGATGCAGAAAATAGCAAAATCAATTATATTCATTAACAATTTTTCTGGTTTCAAATCTCACGAATACCATATTACATTGGGACTACTTGATATTTCCAAAAAGTACAAGAGTAACTTCAACCAACATacagtgatttttatttttactgcaAGATTTGAGTAAATGAAAGATGAAGATATCCAAAACTAGCATATAGCCGCTAGGAACCAATTTTCAATCACATTAAGTAGGCAATTACAACATATTCCAAAACATTATTCAGAAATTGacataaaacaacaacaaacctTAATCCCAAACTTTTGGGAtcggctatggatcctcaacaaatcaGAAATTGACGTAAAAGTACAATTGAAAAGTCTTTCcagtttcaataataaaaagtatCCCCAGCAccaaagaaatagagagatgaATAGAAAAAGCAAGCAATTGTTGCATTATAAAGAATTCTGATAAGTAATTCTTGCATTAGAAAGTAATGCTAATAACAAATATCAAAAACTACTTCCCATGCACACACAACAAGAGCAACAGCAACATTTCCTCAGCTTCATAGAAAGTACAGTACTATCAATATAGAGAGAGCAAAAATTTGCACCTTGAGTAAGTTCTGAAATTGCAATGAATGGCCAGGAAGAAGCGCCAATTTTCCCTCTTTCAAAAATTGAGATCCTGACTCTGGCAAAGGCGAACCTCTAATAAGTTCATAAATAGAAGCTCCCAAGGAGAAGATATCAACCTTGTCAAGATGATCATATTTCTCATTCAAGATTTCTTGAGGCATATAATGTGCATCACCCTCTTCAATTGGCAAGCTTTTGTCAGTAAGAGTTGCACATCCAAAATCACCAAGTTTATAGACACCATTCTTGACATAAATATTATCAGGTTTTACATCTAGGTGAGCTATTCCTCTCCCATGTATAAACTGCAATGCTTTTGCAATCTGTGCAAATTTAAGTAACAGAATGCAAATATTAATGGAAGTGGAAAATTCCTAGTGTCAAAAGATGTTTGGATCAATATAGAGCATCAAGTTGGCTTGTATACCTCATAGAAATTtacattaagaaaaaaaaatgaacggtgatagtaaaaataaaaataaaagaatgtaTTCCATCTTTCTctttaacaataaaatacaAGAATGCATGCCATCTTGAAATCGGCattcattttataatattaattcaAACATAATCAAGAAAGCAATAGATTGATATTGTTTTATCATCCTCTCATCTAAAACCAAAACTTACATACCCCATTTTCAGATTATATGGGACCACATACATAATTCTAAATTCTTTACAAAATTCAATGATTTAGCTGGTTTCCATTGTAACCACATGTGTCTTCATAGTTTAATTAATACAAGAATGTCATGAATCAGTATCTTACAATTTGAATTAAGCAGGAACTGCATACAAGAATTAAGGAACttacatataaaatactcaCCCAAAATcgatattttttaaagaaaaggtTAACCAGTTACTTTAAAACCATTCAATCTTATCTGCCATCTTCTTGTTGCATGtgcaaaaaatcaaaagatgatGTTCATTGTGGTCAATCTTGTAATGACTTCATGCTACAGCATGTGCAACATTTTTTATAGCATCTTACAAGGTCCAACTATGAGATTTGTACACAAAATTCCCAGAAAGAATATAACCTGATGCAAGGCTTGCAATACTTCCGCCTCTGTGAATAATTGAGAAGTTCTACTCATAGATAAGCTGTGATCACAGAGCTCCATCTGAATGTAGAGTTGCTCATTTTCAAACCAAGAAGAGTAGTACCCAACAATATTTTCATGAGACCCTGCATAGTAATGACCGtgaaaatcattaataaaatattaagcaGAAATGGAAatactaatgaaattttcacaTACATACCAAGAGCTGCCAAAGATTGAACTTCCATTAAAGCTTTCCTCCTACGAAGTGCAAATATTATTGCATAAGCAAGTTACTTGACCAAAAAGTAGAAGAATCTAAATGCATAATGCAGCTACCTTTCTGTGTCTAGATGCAGCTGCCGTGTGCTATGTTTCACAGCATACAAGCAACCATCAATTCTCTTTAAGACTTTGAAAACCTGACTAAAGTTCCCTGTACCAATCTTCTGGAAAGAGAGTAAAAAGCTAACAAGTTACATAAACACCAGAAACTTGAAaacctagaaaagaaaaagtgtatAGACAAGAACCTCAATCTCTTGGAAATCAGTGTGATAGCGTGAAAGGCCATCTCCACCAATAAGTCCCTGAAAAAACCCTGCAGATAGCAGCATCATGCAATTAGAACTTCAAGCCAAAGAAATTCAAAGAAACTTTTGCCAGTCTAATCCCACGGCTTCAAAAtacaaaggggaaaaaatggaagttttttCAAAGTCTCTTGCAATGAGCCTCTAAAACTATCATAGTACCTGCACATTTTGATCTTTGATTGCCAAAAGGATCTATGTCCATTTCTGAAGCACCCATCAAATAAGGATTCTTAATGCAAGGAGGGGGCATAACCCGACAGCGTAAGGCAACCGCAGATTGTGGTACATAACTATGAATCTTCTGTGGTACAGATATCATTActttatctaatttttcttcATCTGTATCTGTACCAAAAGTATCATTTGCAAGTTCCACCTCTTGTTGATGGTCAGAGAAGGTAGGACTAAGAGGATTTACCAAGATACTATCTGTGAAAAGCATAAATACTCAGTTTCAAAAAGGGACGCACTGACTTTATCATCTAAAAAGGCTTTAAAAATAAAGGAGTGGAAATCATGgaatataaaggaaaaaatcattaattCATAGGCTGCAAGGTTAATCAAAATACACTTCCAGGTAGCAAACTGCTTCCAGGAAAAGGAAACTTTTGGCTAGGGATGGATAGATACAACAAGAATTACAAAATGTCTTGCAGTTCATGTCCATCAAACTAGAGGTCAAGACCCCAAGTCTGTATGGCATTCCACCCACTAAATATGTTCATGGCACACATTCCAAATGACTTTAATTTGTACAAATGTTGCATCATGGAAATGTTCGTTTCAGATAAGTTTCTCTCCAATTTCATGATGTTGATTAAAAAAACAGGTTCTTATAATGTATGATGATTTAAATTCTGATCAAATATACACATTCACAATGGACACTTCTATTTGAcacaagaaaaccaaaatatCTCAGTTCTACTGTGCAATACAAATGAACATACACTCATCATAATACCACTTACAAAAAATTCTAGATACCCTTTGCTGTCTAATATCTGTGTTCTACTACATCGGTGAGTAAATGGTGTTTAGGGAATGTCAAATGTACAGCAACAATCAATGCTTGATTTGAAATTGAATACAATTTGAGCTAATAATGCAATATCACTAGTACCCAAAACCTTCTGCTACGAGACACCTTCACTCTCAAATCCTGTTTACTATGGCATCTCAACCAGTACTGAAACAAGTAGTTACCATGAATATAGGTTGCCTCACACTATGCAAGCTTAACAACCTGCATAAGCAACCAAATCCGCCTAGAATTTCAACTCTAGATAACTCGAAAGTGTCATACATGGACATCTTGATAATCTTAGATCCAGTTATATCAAATTCCATAACAGTAACTAATTATAGCAGATACCCATGCTATGCAACTCAGGCAATTATCACAATTCTAAAAAGATAGATCCAATTCAATGTGTTCCCTCACCTGAAAacattcaacaaaaaataaataaataaatatcagaGCAACAGCTAATCTTACCTGGCCGACGCCTCTTACTTTTCACAGTATTCAGCTTCTCTGGTGACTTGGGGCAAGGAATGTTATCCTGCAGAAACAACATGAAATAACTTCAATTCAAAAACTAATCATAAAAAAGGTAACCTCAACATGAAATCCACACCTTCATTTACATCACCTTGTTGCAATCAAAACCGTTCAGAAGATTTTGGTTATCTGGTGTGATATAATCCGGAGTGCTGCATTtacagaaaaccaaaaaaaaaaaaaaaaaaaaaaaaaaaaaaaaaaaaaaaaaaccaaaacaaaacaaaacaaaaaaatcaacaccCAAATTCAGATACTTACTAAAGTCGattcaaaacaaacacaaaattcaTCATATAACACCCCTTCCAAATTTCCACTAAATTTAGTCAGACTAGCATAAAATTAACTAAGTTAAGTATCAAATAAACCTCCAAATTTCACATTAAAACCCCAAATTCCAAAAAGATTGCACctaaacataataaaaatcaaactgGGCATCAATTTTAACTTTATTCACAGGTAAAGTAAAAccctaaaaaatcaaacaaaattaatcaGATACTCACAGAGTGTGCTTTCAATCATTCATTAAAAGGAACACACACAAACTCAAAAATTACTCCTataacagaaaacaaaaacaaaaacaaaaaaaaacaaaaaaacctagaaataaaatttatcaacctGAGAATCGATTTACACTTTACAGCATCAAACAACCTCAAAATTTCACACTAAACCCTAAAAATCCAAACTCTTTATCTATTCATTTCgagaaaatgtaaaatatgaCAAAGATATTGAGTTCTGATGTTTTTTTACCAGAAGAAATCTTGGCTGAGAATGAAGTCTCTGTCATCGGCATTGGGATAGGCATCGTCGGCGGCGGTGGCGGCGTCGGCGGGCTCTTTCTCTAGAAGGTTCTGGAAGAAAGAGGCGTCGGAGAAGGAAGATGCTGACGTGGAAGAAGATGATTGGTTGTTGTTGACCTGAAAATGATTCACTGAAACCTGCACTTGCATATTATTCTGcctcctcatcttcttcttcatcaatctctctctctctctctctctctctctctctaactctgtgtgtgtgagagagttaGCTTAAAtgattaataaataaagaaggaaataaagtaaaaatatatataattataataataataatagtgataatttgtgttttttgaaaatatttttagaattttgtgaaGCACGAAATTTGAATTGCGCGGGATGGGTAGAGATTGAGTGAGAGTGGAAATAGGTTTGTGTTTAGATCTGGACCGTAGGATGGATATCAAGGAATAATCGACGgtcattttatagattttttttttttttttagtggcgtACCTAGgaagcttttcttttctttcacttttttgttATAGTGGGGAAGAAAAGTTAGTGGGCTTTTTGAAATTTAGTGGGGTGTGGGGAATAAGATAATTTTATGGATTAGTGGATTGGATTGTTGGGGAGAATTGAACCGACAAAGGTACCTACAAACTCCAAGAAGGCAAGACCCTTGCGCCTTTTTGGACTTCTCAACCAAAATAGATTGTCTTTGtattttataaaactatttttgatGGATCGAGGTCAAGTGCATTATTTAGGATATTGCAGCGTATTCAATTGTTTTTAATGGTTAAgtggtaaaatatttttgtgagagagaaaagaataaatttgcACCAGGTGCAATACCCACCAAATCctaatccatttttaatgacCCAATACATTGCAACAAGAATAAGTCCTAATGTCCtataacttttcttttctttttgttttgtaatgGTCCATTTGTTTAGGTGGAAAAATAAATGATGGAAAACTAAGCGAGGAAAATAGGAGGGTTGTGGAAGTTTTACATTGGATAGTTGtggaaatttcaaatttggttgAACGATAAATGATGGGTGTTTACACatactagaaaatatagttttcaacatttttcTATCCTTCCAACTAGATAAACCAGAAAGTGACTAATCAATATGAGAGATTGTAAAGAAACCCAAGTGGAAGTGCCCTCGAGCCTTAGGCACGTAGCAGCAGTTGGAGTCCCATAAGTGCTTGTGGGAGTGAAGTGATCTTTCTTCTGTTATCTGGGTGGTGAGGTCAAGGAAGTGGTTTTGTTTCAAATGGTGGAAGAGCTTGAGATACTATGGCAAAAGTTAAAGGTCACtaaagaggaagaggaaagtGTAAACCTAGGGAGAGAATGTACTAGGGCAGCAAAAAAGAGAGGGAAGAACTGCTTGGTTATGAAGGTGTTATCACGCAGAAGGGTTATTCTAGACGCACTAAGGAAGAACGTTAGGATGTTATGGAAGCCAAATAAGAGCATTAGGATTTTGGTGATTGAAGAGGAGATGTTCTTAGTGGATTTTGACGACGAACTAGACAAGAGGAGAGTTCTTGAGATGAGCCCGTGGCATTATGAAAAGCAACTAGTTCTTCTCCAGGAATTTGACGGAGATCAAGACCCAAAGGATATTGTCCTCAAGTGATCTCCTTTTTGGGTTCAAATGTACAATCTACCCCTGAAACACAGGACAAGAGAAACAGGGATGGCCATTAGGGCTAGCCTTTGCAAGGTTATGGAGGTGGATATGGCTGACACGGGGATACAATAGGGAAAGTGCCTCCAAGTTCATGTTAAGATAGATGTTTCACGCAAGCTAATACGAGGAAAAAAGATAAACGTCAATGAAGGGATGGCTTGGTGGGTGCTCTTCAAATATGAGCACCTCCAAAATTTTGCTATCGATGTGGACTACTAGAGCATGACCTAAAAGACTGCAtgcaaaaagaagagatagacAAGAACAACGAAATGGGAGAGCTTTAATACGGTGCATGGATGAGAGGTGAAACGGTTAGGAGATTAGGATGGGAACCGACTTacacaaaaaaagaatgaaGGGGTAGGCATGCGTGGGAGGATACCGAATGACGTTAACATGGGTCCAAAGGTTCAGACGTCGAGGTATGAAGCGATGGGGACTAACAAAAGAACGTCTGATATGCAAACCCTTGGGGAAAAGACGTTGGGAAGCACGACACAGACCTTGAAGGGCAGAGAAAGGGGCAATGAGGTTTATCAAGAAAAAGGGTTGGTCAACACCATCGAAGAGATCCCAAAGGAAAGCATTGCTATTTTGGTGAAAGAAGGCATGAAtagaaagcaaacaaacaacGAGATTGAGGGAAGTGGGCAGGGAGCAATGGAGACACATCAAACAAGGACCCTAAAGTTTAAATTTGAGCCCGTGCCAAAGGTGCATGAAGAGGGGAGGTCATGTGGGCTTGGACTTAACAAAAGATGGGGAAG
This region includes:
- the LOC126709690 gene encoding wee1-like protein kinase; translation: MKKKMRRQNNMQVQVSVNHFQVNNNQSSSSTSASSFSDASFFQNLLEKEPADAATAADDAYPNADDRDFILSQDFFCTPDYITPDNQNLLNGFDCNKDNIPCPKSPEKLNTVKSKRRRPDSILVNPLSPTFSDHQQEVELANDTFGTDTDEEKLDKVMISVPQKIHSYVPQSAVALRCRVMPPPCIKNPYLMGASEMDIDPFGNQRSKCAGFFQGLIGGDGLSRYHTDFQEIEKIGTGNFSQVFKVLKRIDGCLYAVKHSTRQLHLDTERRKALMEVQSLAALGSHENIVGYYSSWFENEQLYIQMELCDHSLSMSRTSQLFTEAEVLQALHQIAKALQFIHGRGIAHLDVKPDNIYVKNGVYKLGDFGCATLTDKSLPIEEGDAHYMPQEILNEKYDHLDKVDIFSLGASIYELIRGSPLPESGSQFLKEGKLALLPGHSLQFQNLLKVMVDPDPVLRPSAKELLENPIFYRVLPNAKS